From Bacteroidia bacterium, one genomic window encodes:
- a CDS encoding MerR family transcriptional regulator produces MSPAEEQTEKLYYSIGEVSRMLDVNSSLIRFWEKEFSVVKPRKNRKGNRLFTASDIETLKLIHLLVKDRGMTLEGARQALSQKRKKVDARFETIRLLEELKLLLAQMKKTL; encoded by the coding sequence ATGTCACCTGCTGAAGAGCAAACCGAAAAGCTATATTACTCCATCGGAGAAGTATCCCGTATGCTGGATGTAAATTCTTCGCTGATCCGTTTTTGGGAGAAAGAGTTTTCTGTGGTGAAGCCGAGAAAAAACCGCAAGGGCAACCGGCTCTTCACTGCGAGCGATATAGAAACCCTGAAGCTCATCCACCTGCTAGTAAAAGACCGCGGAATGACGCTGGAAGGTGCCCGCCAGGCACTAAGCCAGAAACGAAAAAAGGTGGATGCCAGGTTTGAAACCATCCGGCTGCTGGAAGAACTGAAACTGTTGCTTGCCCAAATGAAGAAAACGCTTTAA
- a CDS encoding T9SS type A sorting domain-containing protein translates to MKRILLFAVAAMFTASLAFAQDVGVTSLLPTGPTLKKGVPTRLQFYITNLGSTAISQGTQIAVNFSVEGTAGTVSNIPAPSTLDPGDSLLISLTALRSFDNSPLGPIQFCAWTQFSGDIDINNDTTCTTYQLITYKRDVGVSAITVPPENSTIDMGVPTQFSFTLNNYSDSVIEEGITIPIQVRVGSGSPLNLTYTLENDLAANSDRTISTGGLTINAPHGNIEICISTNWGTNVDDFTGNDQDCNDYDFNTSIVENNFNGAVTVQPNPFHNQTQITYSLNTSSEVVLKVYDMNGKEITTLVNEKQPAGLHAADFNATGLEKGIYIYRLQAGEMAKTGKLVLE, encoded by the coding sequence TGGCATTCGCACAAGATGTTGGAGTTACATCGCTTTTACCAACCGGACCGACTCTAAAAAAGGGCGTGCCAACACGCTTGCAATTCTATATTACAAATTTGGGTTCGACTGCAATTTCACAAGGCACCCAGATTGCTGTGAATTTCAGCGTTGAGGGCACTGCCGGTACAGTAAGTAATATACCCGCACCCAGTACTTTGGACCCGGGGGATTCACTTTTGATTTCTCTCACTGCCCTCCGCTCATTTGACAACTCTCCTTTGGGCCCAATTCAATTCTGTGCCTGGACTCAGTTTTCCGGTGACATAGATATAAATAATGATACAACATGCACTACCTACCAGCTCATTACATACAAACGAGACGTAGGTGTTTCCGCCATTACTGTGCCCCCGGAAAATTCTACTATTGATATGGGTGTACCCACGCAATTCTCATTTACCTTGAATAATTATAGTGATAGTGTAATTGAGGAAGGCATAACCATTCCAATTCAGGTAAGAGTAGGATCCGGTTCTCCATTAAATTTGACCTATACTTTGGAAAATGATCTTGCTGCCAATAGCGACAGGACAATTTCCACAGGTGGGCTTACTATCAATGCACCACATGGCAATATTGAGATCTGCATTTCTACAAACTGGGGCACAAACGTGGATGATTTTACGGGCAACGACCAGGATTGTAATGACTATGACTTTAATACAAGCATAGTGGAAAACAACTTCAACGGTGCCGTTACCGTACAACCCAATCCTTTCCATAACCAAACTCAGATCACTTATTCTCTGAACACTTCATCAGAAGTAGTGCTGAAAGTATATGATATGAATGGCAAGGAAATCACAACATTGGTAAACGAAAAACAACCGGCAGGTCTTCATGCTGCTGATTTCAATGCCACAGGCCTCGAAAAAGGCATTTACATTTACCGCCTCCAGGCTGGTGAGATGGCTAAAACCGGCAAACTGGTGCTGGAATAG
- a CDS encoding Omp28-related outer membrane protein, giving the protein MKTTSLLTLLMFLAGLGVHGQTFTDDFESYNAGDLLAQSSSDWTTWSGTSGGADDMPVTNIKAKSGSNSLYFSSSLANGGPDDIVLPFGGEYSSGTFSVSFWIFVETGKSAYFNLQESSTTGEGWTLDADLGRDGSLSLGNTLSGELLNTIYLQNTWFKLEILTDLNTNSWELLIDNVSKGTFQNSYRQVAALNLYPPSGSGFYVDDVSYTYIPYSPIARNGTVTFIDGVADLLAGQQGSPVVEIRNLGTQTITSAEIEVSYNNNTLTETVSGLNLSTFATHSVALDDVIELVPGANALIATITKVNGQADDDASDDSKTLILDPVVPAPAKLVIAEEATGTWCGWCPRGSVALEELDALYPGLIQSIAVHNGDPMADQVYDDGIGPLISGYPSAVVDRGNDIDPSAIKVDFLKRITVAPKATITNGAEYNSISRELRVSLTTEISEALSGNYKIACVIIEDDVTGTDPKYAQVNYYAGGGNGPMGGYENLPNPVPPSQMVYDHVARSISPNFRGLPNAFGASASPGQTFTHNFTFELNPEWKSEKIHIIALFIDPSGMIDNGSSTTIAEAETNGYEEGTTVTGVEMLSTNSEKIRVFPNPATEQFNLFLGDQGPSDIMIYDMHGKLTYNRGQVSVEALSIDAHEWRSGIYLVKVIQNGKMQQLKIVKD; this is encoded by the coding sequence ATGAAAACTACATCCCTACTAACTTTACTTATGTTCCTTGCAGGATTGGGTGTGCATGGGCAAACATTTACTGACGACTTTGAATCCTATAATGCAGGCGACTTACTGGCCCAAAGCAGCAGTGACTGGACCACGTGGTCAGGAACTTCAGGCGGGGCTGATGATATGCCGGTAACAAATATCAAAGCGAAAAGCGGCTCCAATTCCCTTTATTTCTCTTCCTCTCTGGCGAACGGAGGCCCGGATGATATTGTGCTTCCCTTTGGCGGAGAATATAGCTCCGGAACCTTCTCAGTCAGCTTCTGGATATTCGTAGAAACCGGGAAGAGCGCTTACTTCAACTTGCAGGAATCATCCACCACAGGTGAAGGATGGACCCTGGACGCGGACCTGGGAAGGGATGGAAGTCTCAGCCTCGGCAATACCCTGTCAGGTGAGCTGCTTAATACCATCTACCTTCAGAATACGTGGTTCAAATTAGAAATATTGACAGACCTCAACACCAATAGCTGGGAACTCCTGATTGATAATGTCTCCAAAGGAACATTCCAGAACAGCTACCGCCAGGTGGCAGCGCTGAACCTCTACCCACCTTCGGGTTCTGGCTTTTATGTGGATGACGTAAGCTACACATATATTCCATATTCACCTATTGCCCGGAATGGTACCGTTACGTTCATTGATGGTGTAGCTGATCTTCTTGCCGGGCAGCAGGGCAGCCCAGTGGTGGAAATCCGTAATCTTGGAACCCAGACCATCACCTCCGCTGAAATTGAGGTGAGCTACAATAATAACACACTGACGGAAACTGTAAGCGGTCTTAACCTGTCAACTTTTGCCACCCATTCCGTGGCGCTGGATGATGTCATTGAACTGGTGCCCGGAGCGAATGCACTTATTGCCACAATCACCAAAGTAAACGGACAGGCTGATGATGATGCCTCTGATGATTCCAAAACGCTCATATTGGATCCTGTGGTACCTGCACCCGCCAAGCTCGTAATTGCAGAAGAAGCCACAGGTACATGGTGCGGATGGTGTCCGCGCGGTTCCGTTGCATTAGAGGAACTGGATGCGCTCTATCCGGGCCTTATCCAGTCTATTGCTGTGCACAATGGTGATCCGATGGCAGATCAGGTCTATGATGATGGGATTGGCCCGCTTATCAGCGGATATCCCTCGGCTGTGGTGGACAGGGGCAACGACATAGACCCTTCGGCCATAAAGGTTGATTTCCTGAAAAGGATCACGGTCGCTCCGAAGGCAACGATAACCAATGGCGCGGAATATAACAGCATCTCCCGCGAACTCAGGGTAAGCCTCACCACTGAGATTTCTGAAGCACTTAGCGGAAACTATAAAATCGCCTGTGTGATCATTGAAGATGATGTTACCGGAACCGATCCTAAATATGCACAGGTAAATTATTACGCTGGCGGGGGTAACGGCCCGATGGGTGGATATGAAAATCTGCCTAACCCGGTGCCTCCCTCTCAAATGGTGTATGACCACGTAGCGAGGAGCATCTCTCCAAACTTCAGGGGGTTGCCCAATGCTTTCGGAGCTTCCGCTTCCCCCGGCCAGACATTTACCCATAACTTTACTTTTGAACTGAACCCGGAATGGAAAAGCGAAAAAATCCATATCATCGCTTTATTTATAGATCCTTCAGGGATGATTGACAATGGATCTTCAACCACCATTGCGGAGGCTGAAACCAATGGCTATGAAGAGGGAACTACCGTAACGGGTGTGGAAATGCTTTCAACCAATTCTGAAAAGATCCGTGTATTTCCAAATCCGGCCACAGAACAGTTTAATTTGTTTCTTGGCGATCAGGGACCTTCTGACATCATGATCTATGACATGCATGGAAAACTTACCTACAACCGGGGGCAGGTCAGCGTTGAAGCGCTTTCGATCGATGCGCACGAATGGCGTTCCGGCATTTACCTTGTGAAAGTGATACAGAATGGAAAAATGCAGCAATTGAAAATCGTAAAAGATTAG
- the dapA gene encoding 4-hydroxy-tetrahydrodipicolinate synthase: protein MSLNLKGTGVAVVTPFDKNEKLDANCLSGILNHLVKGSVEYLVLLGTTGESVTVTEDEKHEILRIAKEMVNGRIPLILGIGGNNTQSVLDKIRSTDFSGISGLLSVGPYYNKPSQTGIYQHYMRIADHSPVPVILYNVPARTSSNISASTTLALAKDHSNIIGMKEASGNFDQCMEIISGRPDGFFVISGDDLLTLPLIATGFDGVISVIANAFPQDFSDMTRASLAGDFPHARTLHYKLLPFIRDIFAEGNPSGIKALLTAMDLCENHLRLPMSPISTELYDKMTARL, encoded by the coding sequence ATGAGCCTGAATTTAAAAGGTACAGGAGTAGCTGTAGTTACTCCTTTTGATAAAAATGAAAAGCTGGATGCGAACTGCCTTAGCGGTATTCTGAATCACCTTGTGAAAGGCAGTGTGGAATATCTGGTACTGCTTGGCACTACCGGAGAATCAGTGACGGTAACTGAAGATGAAAAACACGAGATCCTGCGCATCGCGAAGGAGATGGTAAACGGCCGGATTCCCCTTATTCTCGGTATTGGGGGAAACAATACGCAAAGTGTCCTTGACAAGATCCGGAGTACGGACTTCAGCGGAATCAGCGGTTTGCTGTCAGTTGGCCCATACTACAATAAACCTTCACAAACCGGCATTTACCAACATTACATGCGCATTGCCGACCATTCACCTGTGCCTGTCATCCTCTACAATGTACCAGCCCGAACTTCCTCTAATATTTCTGCATCCACTACCCTGGCTTTGGCAAAAGACCACAGCAACATAATTGGGATGAAAGAAGCTTCCGGGAATTTTGATCAATGCATGGAAATTATCAGTGGCAGGCCCGATGGCTTTTTCGTCATCTCCGGAGATGACCTTCTGACCCTCCCGCTCATTGCCACCGGCTTCGATGGTGTAATCTCCGTAATTGCCAATGCGTTCCCGCAAGACTTCTCTGATATGACCCGCGCTTCCCTTGCCGGAGACTTTCCACACGCCAGAACGCTCCATTACAAGCTGCTGCCTTTTATCAGGGACATATTCGCGGAAGGAAATCCGAGCGGCATCAAGGCGCTGCTCACTGCCATGGATCTGTGCGAGAATCATCTGCGCCTGCCGATGTCTCCGATCAGCACCGAACTTTATGACAAGATGACCGCAAGATTATAA
- a CDS encoding lipocalin family protein translates to MNIFKNIAIAALVSITFLSACKPKNAPTEEITGRWSFVTVHDEAGNEVRSVAPGDYMHVRKDNTFTYELANENIASSGNWRIDEQGDLIYIYDGNGNNGERTERKYHIEEVTDSTLIFTEEGVSYEFARDNEEE, encoded by the coding sequence ATGAATATTTTTAAGAACATTGCGATCGCTGCTTTGGTATCCATTACGTTTTTGTCAGCATGCAAACCTAAAAACGCTCCAACCGAGGAAATTACAGGGCGCTGGAGCTTTGTAACGGTGCATGATGAAGCTGGCAACGAAGTGAGAAGCGTTGCCCCCGGAGATTACATGCATGTGAGAAAGGACAACACTTTCACCTATGAGCTTGCGAATGAAAATATCGCATCTTCCGGCAACTGGAGAATTGACGAGCAGGGCGATCTTATTTACATTTATGATGGCAACGGCAATAACGGGGAGCGCACGGAGCGTAAATATCATATAGAAGAAGTTACGGATTCTACGCTGATATTTACGGAGGAAGGCGTATCGTATGAATTTGCAAGAGACAATGAGGAGGAATAG
- a CDS encoding M23 family metallopeptidase: protein MAKVKYFFNPNNLTYEQYKPNFWKRFSKVFGFLCTSIIFGILLLLGFYYYFDSPKEKQLKREIEFLSMQNELLGSKVDRLANVLDNLEERDVDIYRVIFEAEPLPRSVRQAGYGGIEKYRSLDGYINSESIVDLHRKIDKLTKQMYIQSKSYDDIAELAKKKVEMLASIPAIQPVSNKDLNRIASGYGYRVHPIYKAVKLHEGLDFSAPQGTEIYATGDGSVADVDRDGRGYGNHVVLDHGFGYQSLYGHMYKVLVKKGQKVKRGELIGLVGNTGLSTAPHLHYEVIKNGKKINPINFFHNDLSPEEYKKVLELANQANQSFD, encoded by the coding sequence ATGGCGAAGGTTAAGTACTTTTTCAATCCTAATAACCTTACCTACGAACAATACAAACCCAACTTCTGGAAACGATTTTCAAAAGTCTTCGGGTTTCTCTGCACTTCCATCATCTTCGGGATTCTCCTGCTTCTCGGTTTCTACTACTACTTCGATTCACCCAAGGAAAAACAATTAAAACGGGAAATTGAATTCCTGTCTATGCAAAATGAATTGCTGGGCAGCAAAGTTGACAGGCTGGCAAATGTGCTGGATAATCTTGAGGAGCGCGATGTGGACATTTACCGGGTAATCTTTGAAGCTGAGCCGCTTCCACGGAGCGTACGGCAGGCCGGCTATGGCGGCATTGAAAAATATCGCAGCCTGGATGGTTATATCAATTCTGAAAGCATAGTTGACCTGCACCGGAAAATTGACAAGCTTACCAAGCAAATGTATATTCAGTCAAAGTCGTATGATGATATTGCCGAATTAGCTAAGAAAAAGGTGGAAATGCTGGCTTCCATTCCAGCCATTCAACCCGTATCAAATAAAGACCTGAACAGGATCGCATCCGGTTATGGATACCGGGTACATCCTATTTACAAAGCCGTTAAACTGCATGAAGGCCTTGATTTCTCGGCTCCGCAGGGAACGGAGATCTATGCCACCGGAGATGGATCAGTCGCTGATGTAGACAGAGATGGAAGAGGCTATGGAAATCATGTAGTGCTCGATCACGGCTTCGGATACCAATCCCTTTACGGCCACATGTACAAAGTGCTGGTAAAAAAAGGACAGAAAGTAAAACGCGGTGAACTCATTGGCCTTGTGGGCAATACGGGCCTATCTACTGCTCCGCACCTTCATTACGAAGTGATCAAGAATGGCAAAAAGATCAACCCGATCAACTTCTTTCATAATGACCTCAGCCCTGAGGAATACAAAAAGGTGCTGGAACTTGCCAACCAGGCCAACCAATCTTTCGATTAA
- a CDS encoding LexA family transcriptional regulator has protein sequence MKSSVFSESIRHLRKTAGKTQQQVADELKINRSTLADYERGTYEPDTDKLRLFADYFGVSLDRLISKVASKPGSSLRDEQIRVLALTTDAQNRENIEYVPVKARAGYLLGYGDTTFISTLPRFHLPYMTSGTYRAFEISGDSMPPINNGFIAIGRYVENWQELKNDKRYILVTRSDGIVFKRIHKVETTGLENQGISLELRSDNPQYEPYSIPIEEVIEAWSFHSFIGLAENYLANPLDQILEKLGAIERKLENNIL, from the coding sequence ATGAAATCTTCAGTGTTTTCTGAGAGCATCAGGCATCTGCGGAAGACTGCCGGAAAAACCCAGCAACAGGTGGCTGATGAACTCAAGATCAACAGATCTACTTTGGCTGATTATGAGAGAGGCACCTACGAACCCGACACTGACAAGCTGCGATTATTCGCAGATTATTTCGGTGTGAGTTTAGATCGTCTCATCAGCAAAGTAGCGTCAAAGCCGGGCAGCAGTCTCAGGGATGAGCAGATCAGAGTGCTGGCCCTTACTACCGATGCACAAAACCGGGAAAATATCGAATACGTCCCGGTAAAGGCGCGAGCCGGTTATCTCCTGGGATATGGCGATACCACATTCATCAGTACATTACCGCGTTTCCATTTGCCTTATATGACGAGCGGCACCTATCGGGCTTTTGAAATCAGCGGAGACTCTATGCCGCCAATCAACAACGGATTCATCGCGATAGGCCGCTATGTTGAAAACTGGCAGGAACTGAAGAACGACAAACGATACATCCTCGTTACGCGCAGCGATGGGATCGTATTCAAGCGCATCCACAAAGTGGAAACCACGGGATTGGAAAACCAGGGAATTTCCCTCGAACTGCGCAGCGACAATCCGCAGTACGAACCTTATAGTATTCCCATCGAAGAGGTGATAGAAGCCTGGAGCTTCCATTCCTTTATTGGCCTTGCAGAAAATTACCTCGCCAATCCTTTGGATCAGATCCTGGAGAAACTTGGGGCGATAGAGCGGAAACTAGAAAATAACATTCTATAA
- a CDS encoding PA0069 family radical SAM protein produces the protein MGESIIKGRGAQFNGKNKFLKHFQVPEKSAEYRAALDEWEVEKTETQFFKEHPKKIVNKVASPDVGAAFSINPYQGCEHGCIYCYARNSHQYWGYSAGLDFESKIIIKESAPELLVKHLENPKWIPASIMLSGNTDCYQPIERKKQLTRKMLEVFLEYRHPVGIITKNSLILRDLDLLKQLAEMDLVHVMVSVTTLDEDIRRKLEPRTASGKNRLRVVEELANNKVPVGVMTAPIIPGLNDSEIPAILREAGARGARSAGYTIVRLNGEIAGLFTDWARKHYPDRADKMLNQIADCHNGKLNDSRFGTRMRGEGHLAGMIKQLFTINKRRYIHSDPPFKYNFSLFRRKRQGQLDLFG, from the coding sequence TTGGGTGAATCAATCATAAAAGGCCGCGGGGCACAATTTAACGGCAAGAACAAATTCCTGAAGCATTTTCAGGTACCGGAAAAGTCAGCGGAATACCGGGCTGCTCTTGACGAATGGGAGGTGGAAAAGACCGAAACTCAATTTTTCAAAGAGCATCCAAAGAAGATCGTGAACAAAGTCGCCAGCCCTGATGTGGGTGCGGCATTCTCCATCAATCCTTATCAGGGCTGCGAGCATGGATGCATTTATTGCTACGCGCGCAATAGCCACCAATATTGGGGCTATAGTGCCGGGCTGGATTTCGAGAGCAAGATCATCATCAAGGAAAGTGCACCTGAACTGCTGGTGAAGCACCTGGAGAACCCTAAATGGATACCGGCTTCCATTATGCTTTCCGGCAATACGGATTGCTATCAGCCCATTGAACGCAAAAAACAGTTGACCCGCAAAATGCTGGAAGTTTTTCTCGAATACCGCCATCCGGTGGGCATCATCACCAAAAACTCGCTTATTCTGCGTGATCTGGATTTGCTCAAGCAATTGGCCGAAATGGACCTGGTACACGTCATGGTGAGCGTCACCACTCTTGATGAAGACATCAGGCGCAAGCTGGAACCACGAACTGCCAGCGGGAAAAACCGGCTAAGGGTTGTGGAGGAACTGGCCAACAATAAGGTTCCTGTCGGGGTAATGACCGCACCGATCATTCCGGGGCTCAATGATTCCGAGATCCCGGCAATTTTAAGAGAAGCAGGTGCGAGAGGCGCCAGGAGTGCAGGCTACACAATCGTGCGTCTGAATGGAGAAATAGCGGGGCTATTTACCGATTGGGCCCGTAAGCATTATCCTGACCGGGCAGACAAGATGCTGAACCAGATTGCGGACTGCCATAATGGTAAGCTCAATGACAGCCGGTTCGGTACCCGCATGAGAGGCGAAGGACACTTAGCCGGGATGATAAAGCAGTTGTTTACCATTAACAAACGGAGATACATCCACTCTGATCCTCCGTTTAAATACAACTTCAGCTTATTTCGCAGAAAGCGCCAGGGCCAATTGGATCTTTTTGGATAG